A segment of the Desulfuromonas sp. genome:
ATAAAGTGCACAGAGGAATTGTTCATCCTCCGGCACAATCGATCGCAAGGTCACCCCCTCCGGCAATTTTCTACTGTTATTCAAATTTGACAAATCCAAACCTAACCCCTGGAGGGATAAAGTCCCTGCAGGGCAATGATATAGTTCAGGGTCAGAAACGGCTGCATGTTGTTGTGGGCTTGACTGCTCCCGCTCGGTGCCAAAACTCCATCGGCCATCGGCACCAGATTGGCAGCTGGAGCGTAACTGTTGCCACCGACACTGCGGGCCAACGCAGTCGAACCATCTGGTGCATTCATTGTAGCCGGAACATTTGCCGCCCGCGGGGTGTGATTGTGGCTCGGCATCTGGGCTTCAGTGAGGGTAACGGTTTCAAGACCACCTCTTTCTCCGAGCCGGTGCGAGGTCAAACCCGGCCCGCGGCCGGGATGCATCGGTGCCCGCCCCTGCAAATTCGGCAGGGCAGTCGTCGTTCGTCCGTCACCGCCATAAGTTGTACCGATCAAGGAGAAGAGTGCTGTGTTCTGTGATATAGGCAAAAGCTGGCCATCGCAGAAGGCCCAGCTGCGCGGAGCAAAGTTACCGGCAAATATTCTGATTTCAGCGACAAAAGGTTCTGACATGAGAATGCTCCTCCTAGAACCTGGATGGATAAATGCCAACCAGTGCAATGATATAATTAACGCAGAGATACGGCATCAGGTTGGTATGTTGCCTACTGCCACCAACGCTGTTTACCGCTGTTCCGGACATATCGGCAGATGGCGCCGTTGGGCGATAATTCCGGATCGACGGCGAGGCTGCCGGATAGTTGTCAGCCGGATTGGCCTCATTACCGGAAGCGGAAGAGAACTGGCCCGTATGAGAATGCGACGGTAGTTGGTTTGTTGTCAAGGTTACGT
Coding sequences within it:
- a CDS encoding phage tail protein — translated: MSEPFVAEIRIFAGNFAPRSWAFCDGQLLPISQNTALFSLIGTTYGGDGRTTTALPNLQGRAPMHPGRGPGLTSHRLGERGGLETVTLTEAQMPSHNHTPRAANVPATMNAPDGSTALARSVGGNSYAPAANLVPMADGVLAPSGSSQAHNNMQPFLTLNYIIALQGLYPSRG
- a CDS encoding phage tail protein, with product MSEPFVGEIRMFAGNFAPRGWAYCDGQLLAVSQNDALFSLYGTIYGGDGRTTFGLPDLRGRLPIHAGTGPGLSPRRLGEKAGGENVTLTTNQLPSHSHTGQFSSASGNEANPADNYPAASPSIRNYRPTAPSADMSGTAVNSVGGSRQHTNLMPYLCVNYIIALVGIYPSRF